TTCACAGTCCACCTGCAAGACAAATAATCAGTGTTGTGAACAGCAGTAAATTCCAATAGTAACAGCAAATATCACCATGGCAAAAagatttattttctttgagCATATACACAGGACACGTCACAGAGGCTTGGATCCCCTTTCTCCCCTGTCGATTCACACATCCCCCCACAGTCTGCACAGCAAAGCAATCAGTGTCTCTAGTACTGTACAAAGCTACAGAGATGCGTATCCTTTACAGAAATGAAAAAGTTGCCGCAAGGTCGCTAAAAACTCGCAGCGACAAAGCTACAGAGATGCATATATTCACCAACACATCTACCTCAACTTGCCCAGATGCTGCAAGCTGAGTCCTCATAATCTGTGCATTGTCTGTCACCACTGGTAGCTACATGTATAGATGTGCAAGCTTGTCAATAAGCCCTTGCCTCACATGGAACACTTTGTTCTCTTGTGTGTGTAACGGAAACATTCACTCCAAACAAGTAAAGCATCTCCGCCCTGCTTGAATACGCACCATTGCTTATTGCCCCTTGTTCACAactcaaaggtcaaggtcattctGTCACCATGGTGACCTCTATGTTGCTAGGTCATTCTATCACAATGGTGACCTTGATGTCAATAGGTCAAGGTCATTCTGTGACCACTGCTACCTTGATGTACCTAGGTCAAGGTCATTCTGTCACCATAGTGACCTCGATGTCACTGCTGGCGGGTGTGGGGAAGACGTGCACTTGTTTGGCGAGACTTGCGTTGTACACACGACCTCTGCTGAAGTCCTCAAGGTCAGCGTTGGGGTCAAGGTCTTCTTCAAGGTCAGGTTCTTCGCTGGGTGGTGAATCTTCTTCCGAGTCAATGCTCCTGCACTCTGCTTCAGCTCGCTTCACCCAGATGTCTGTGGACACAACACACAGTGATAGCTGGTCATACATCCATACCAAAGGAAAGTATAACGTGGGCTGTACAAATTGTGTCGCCTCAGTTCAATTTGTATTAATTCATGTATTCTAATTTATGTATTCCTTGACAAATATGTGGGTTCACTTGCATCCTATGTTCGACCTAAAATGTTACCACCGTTTCCTTCTTCAGAATGCGACCTCTTTTCCACCTGGTATTTCACCCGTGCAAATTCCCTGAAAACCAGGAAAAACGCCTACAGGAAGCGCACCTACAGAAAATGCACCCACTTTGGGTCTAATTACAGACCCCTTTTTTATAGATAACCTCAAGCCTTACCTGCAGCACTCGGCTTGGCCCCTTTGTGTCGGTACAGCTGCACCCTGGGAAGGTGCTGGTAGCCGGCAGCCAGGGGGATAACTCTCAGCGACGCTCGGAACGGTTTCTCCCCCACACTGAACACACCTGAAGTCACAACATTAAACACTAACATTCGTTGTTACATCGATCATGCATCGTGATTACAAAACAAGAGAGGGGACATTTCTCTTTGGTGAAAGGGAAGGAACCAGTAATGAATACAAGTTTGGTGTGCAGACATCAATATGACTCTTAGTCTTAACCACAACCACACATGGTATTTGCAGACATCAATATGACTTAACCACAACCACACATGGTATTGTGCAGACATCAATATGACTCTTAACCACAACCACACATGGTATTGTGCAGACATCAATATGACTCTTAACCACAACCACACATGGTATTGTGCAGACATCAATATGACTCTTAACCGCAACCACACATGGTATTGTGCAGACATCAATATGACTTAACCACAACCACACATGGTATTGTGCAGACATCAATATGACTTAACCACAACCACACATGGTATTGTGCAGACATCAATATGACTCTTAACCACAACCACACATGGTATTGTGCAGACATCAATATGACTTAACCACAACCACACATGGTATTGTGCAGACATCAATATGACTCTTAGTCTTAACCACAACCACACATGGTATTTGCTGGTGCAGCCCACCAAACAGTAGTGAAATAAGCACCACTGATAATGTCATTGTAGAATTACTCCATGCTTAAAGGAAGACGCTTTTGCACAATGTGTGACAATAACAGTTCATAAATGCATTCCTTCAAACTTGTGAAAACTTGTTGTTTCTCTTCTTCAAACCAAAGAAACTAAAGCAGTGTTCTGTCACATCATTCCATCCACAAGGAGAAGTAAAATAcggaaaaaaaggaagaaaacaacCACAATATCTAGGGTGACAAGATGACATTACCATggagcaaacaaaaaaacacaatatcTAGGGTGACAAGACGACATTAccagcaaacaaaaaaccacaatATCTAGGGTGACAAGACGACATTAccagcaaacaaaaaaccacaatATCTAGGGTGACAAGACGACATTAccagcaaacaaaaaaccacaatATCTAGGGTGACAAGACGACATTAccagcaaacaaaaaaccacaatATCTAGGGTGACAAGGCGACATTAccagcaaacaaaaaaccacaatATCTAGGGTGACAAGGCGACATTaccagcaaacaaaaaaacacaatatcTAGGGTGACAAGACGACATTaccagcaaacaaaaaaacacaatatcTAGGGTGACAAGACGACATTaccagcaaacaaaaaaacacaatatcTAGGGTGACAAGACGACATTAccagcaaacaaaaaaccacaatATCTAGGGTGACAAGGCGACATTAccagcaaacaaaaaaccacaatATCTAGGGTGACAAGACGACATTAccagcaaacaaaaaaccacaatATCTAGGGTGACAAGATGACATTACCATGgagcaaacaaaaaaccaagcACAGCAACCTACCGGTAGTTTTGCCTGCAAGAGCCCAGACAGTGGAGTCAGCGGTGACCCGATACACCAGCTGCTGGTGTCTGGGGGCGGAGCAGCGTGCGGTGACAGGGGTGACGGTGAGGTAGAGGGGGTATGTGATGCCCGACTGGAACCCCGCGACCTTCATGCTGCGGCTACTCAGCTGTGTGCCGGGCACCGGGGCCGTGATAGTGGCCTCCCCTGACAGGTTGTACTCGACCACGTACCATGTCTGAAAACAAGATTGTCACACTTTCTTTACCTTACATGTAGCACAGTATTACACACCTTATCTGCAAACAACACAGATCGTCACGCTTTCTTCACCTTACAGGTAGCACTGTATTACACACCTTGTCTGCAAACAACACAGATCGTCACGCTTTCTTCACCTTACAGGTAGCACTGTATTACACACCTTGTCTGCAGACAATGCACATCGTCACACTTTCTTCACCTTACAGGTAGCACTGTATTACACACCTTGTCTGCAGACAATGCACATCGTCACACTTTCTTCACCTTACAGGTAGCACTGTATTACACACCTTGTCTGCAGACAATGCACATCGTCACACTTTCTTCACCTTACAGGTAGCACTGTATTACACACCTTGTCTGCAGACAATGCACATCGTCACACTTTTTTTACCTTACATGTAGCACTGTATTACACACCTTATCTGCAAACAACACAGATCGTCACACTTTCTTCACCTTACAGGTAGCACTGTATTACACACCTTGTCTGCAGACAATGCACATCGTCACACTTTCTTCACCTTACAGGTAGCACTGTATTAGTACTATTACACACATAGTCTGCAAACAATGCACATCATCACACTTTACTCACCTTACAGGTAGCACTGTATTACACACCTTGTCCATACATACCACACACATCACTGCACTTTTTTTAGTGCCACACATTATTTCTTGTTGCAAGAATTTAATTCAAATTTGTTTTCTTCAACAAATACCAGTATGATATAGAAAGTTTGTCGAATGAGAAATGTACCTTTTTGTAGCACATTTTTATAAACTTCAGAAAACATATAACCTTTACAAACAATTGTCCTAAAATTTGCACTTCAAACACCACCGGCAAGATCCTACCTGGAATTGACCCAGGCAGCAGCTGTAGGAGAAGGTGCGTAGCTCTTTGgccaggtcaaggtcacaggcaAAGTCACAGGTGAAGGTCACGCTGACCTCTGTCTCCTCCTGGTCTCTGTCAGCAGTGACCTCCCATACCAAGGACACGGTCTGCTGCCCACACACCACCTGCAGGCAGACAGTCAGATGAATGTCAACATCAAATGACAGAAGCCTCTAGAAGCAGCTTGTGTGCAATAATGCTTTAGTGTTCAAAAGTCACACAGCCTTGACAATCACTGATAATATTCCCAAATATTCTGCTCTCACGGTGACCAGACAAACAAACGGTGGAACAAACTAACTAACTGGGGTAGGGATACTGCATAGTCAGTAGTTGgtgcagattaaaaaaaaattgtttgttGTCCATGTAGGCTTTGGTAGGGAATCAATGCCCAAATGTCAACTTTGTGTCATAGAGTTGTCAAAGCCTGAACAGGGTCGCGTGCATGATgtagatcccaagttcacagccaAAGTCCCTGGGGAAACGTGAAACACACAGTCATAAAGCTACGAACAGACACACCCAAAGCAGTCCATACATCACCAAGGCAACCAAGTGTGCAGCAAGCAGTGCCGTGACTCACCCAGTGATCGCCAGGGTTGAGGAAGGTGAAGGTCGCGCCACGCCCAGACACCTGGGGTTTGGTCACCGTCACCGCTACGCCCACCCGGCTCTCCAGTCTGATCTGTATGTACttcctgtcacacacacacacacacacacacacacacacacacacacacacactcacacacacacacacacacacatacacacacacacacacacatacacacacataagataagagaaaactttaatgtccattttcattttacacaaacatggacatttttcttttggcaccacatcgcatttctaataagacaaacacacgatcattaagcaTAATCGAACATAAATACACTACTAAGATTAACTTATAACATGAGCATTTAAAcaatgcacacaaaacacacacacacacacacacacacacacacacacacacaccacacaccacacaccacacacacacacagggcttTGTGAAGTGCATTCACAACAGAATCTACTGGTAGATACTTAAAGGCATTTCTGTGTAAGACAAAAGCCTGCACAGTGCTTATACATGTGAAGAATATTTCAAAGTTGAAATGTCCcagtgggtgtgtgttttgtacttgCTGTGTTAACTGATTGTTGGACCTCATACACATATATGCATGCACACAACTGGGAAAGAAACAACTGTGGGTAAGAGTGTGTTACATGGTATGTACTTTGTCCATATTGACTCTTTCTCTTTGACAGCTAGGAGTATATCGAGTAGGAAACGGTATGACTTcacttcttctcttttttttctttatttggtgtttaacgtcgttttcaaccattcaaggttatatcgcgacgggggaaggggggagatgggataggggaaaggggggagatgggatagagccacttgttaattgtttcttgttcacaaaagcactaatcaaaaaattgctccaggggctagcaacgtagtacaatatatcaccttactgggagaatgcaagtctccagcacaaaggacgtaacatttcttacatactgcttgactaaaatctttacaaacattgactatattctatacaagaaacacttaacaagggtaaaaggagaaacagaacctgttagtcgcctcttacgacatgctggttagcatcgggtaaattctttctcgtcccaaccaatatgggactctccctaacccgcggggggttcacttcttcttttcattcatgggctgaaactaccacagcttttacatgtatgaccacttttatcccgccatttaggcagccattcgCCACTaccgggggaagcatgctgggtattttagtGTTTCTAGAAccaactgaactctgacatggatttacttacaggatcgtttccgtgcgcacttggtcatgtgcttgcgtgtacatacgaaagggggataagacactaACAGGtcggcacataagttgacctgggagataaaaaaaatgtccaccctcAGCCGACCAGGCGTGGCcagctgggattcgaacccacgacctttcACTTAGGAGGCCGGCATCTTATCCACTAGACCATTGCGCCTGTCTGGAAACCGTATGACAACTCATGCACATGTcaggtgtgtgtggatgtgacTGTCAGCAGACTCACTTGTCCCTGGCGGTATAGACGCGgtgagaggcagacagaggcacGACAAAGCTCATATTCCCCTGCACTGGGTCCCCCCAGCCCTCCACCCTACACTCCACCTGCAAGGAGCACAGGCAGCAACATTACCACGCACCATACAAGCATCACATCACTCCAACACACTGTTCAACACAGTGGATACCACTTTACACCATGCCTCTCTAAGCACCAATACTGACAGAACTGAAAGGAAgagaattcaattcaattcaattccagAACTGCAACAAAGAACAATAAatcaaattcaattcaattcaacatttttacagagaagaaaaaagaactATAAATACTGAATGAAAAGTCACACTCTACAAGACGCAAGATCAATAAGCGGCATACCTGTGGGGCACAGACGGAGCCATCATCACCAGTGGCGGCGTGAAGCGGCAGAAAGACACTGACGTCAACACTGATGGTGGAGTGGGGTGGCTGTGGCGGCAGTGACACCTGCCCCCCTGTCCCCCCCTGTGTGGGGGTGATGGTGACAGGGTTCGAGCACTGCAGGGTGGCAGACGTGGGGTGCTCCATGCTCTGGCTACCCGTGTGGAGCGTCAGGGTGCCAGCCTGCTCGATGCCCGCCACGAAGGCGTCTGAAGTGACGGAAAATACATCAACAACTTTTACCCTTCTGCGGCCTGCAAAGTTTTCCCTGCCAAACTCATTGAAGAagagtgttacagtggaaccccccttttaagaccttgcaaTTTCAgatttctgttcataagctctgcaaattgacctccattgtaagactccttcctttttaagacctgattttctcagattttttaaggtcttaaaaggagtgttccactgtacatgtaaaATGCACAGACTGCCGCCGCAAGATAGAGCACTGAGCGCAGGAGGCGTTTTAAGGCATCATGCACAAAGACTTCAAGCTTCAAATGATTACGGAATGACAAGCACCCTTGATGTGCCTTGTTAAAGACCAAAAGCTATAGACCCTGAGCAAGAAATACTTATGGAGTACAGTAGAGgtcacagaaacacagacagcacacagcACTCTTGTTGTGCTTTGATAAAGACCAAAAGCTAACTATGACCCTCAGCAAGAAACACTTATACAGTTCAGCAGATGTCAGAGAAACGCAGACAGCACATGGGCCTGTGTCATAGATAGGAAGCAAGTGTATACACAAGTGACCTACCTGTGTGGTTGGGCGTGAGGGTGAAGGCGGGCCGGTAGCACGCCACGTGCAGACGCAGGGCGGTGGTGGCGACAGGCAGCAGTATTTCCAGGCCCTTGACGCTCACACACATCTGGCTGGGGCTGTACCACCCCTCCTCTCTTGcctagacaaacacacacacacacacggagaaaAATAtgcatcaacaaacaaacacacacacaaacacatggagaAAAATCtgcatcaacaaacaaacacatacacaaacacatggagaAAACTGCAAAatgtccccccccctcctctctcccctccacacacacacacacacacacacacacatgaaatcaGAACGTGCATGCCTTATCCAATAGGTGTGCTACCTTCATGGTGAGGGTCAGCTCGTTGTCGCCGGGTCGAAGCGAGACAGACGTCGCACAGAGACTGTTCTCATAGTCTGCTCGCACTACAGCGTCTCCCAGCTCCGTCGTCATGGGAACGCTGTCTGTCCTCTTCAGCAGGTCAAAAGCGACGTCGCTGGTGATGCCTGACGCCACCAATCGACCTTGACGTTGCTCGTACAGAGCCTTGGCCTGGATGTTGTGTGGAAAGCCGCGACGCAGGGAGCATGACGGGCTTGGTGTGTGCGTGTCCATCGTCACGGTTACTGCCTCCTGGCTGAGGGGTGGGTCAGACTGGTTACTGGCCTGTGGAGGATAACCAGTGCAATGATCACCGGTTGTCACAGTCACACCTGTCTATAGAGACCACGCAAGGGATCGCCCCATGGAAATGAAAAACAATTTGTTGGGGATCCTTTTACGTGGTCGTTATGTACAGGTGGTTGTTATCTACAGATTGTCGTTTTAGACACATGGTCATTATCAAGAGGCTGGACTGTATTATACACTTGCTGAAgtaaacatttttgtttgtttgtttgtttgcttaacgcccagccgaccacgaagggccaaatcagggcggtgctgctttgacatataacgtgcgccacacacaagacagaagtcgcagcacaggcttcatgtctcacccagtcacattattctgacaccggaccaaccagtcctagcactaactccataatcccagacgccaggcggagcagccactagattgccaattttaaagtcttaggtatgacccggccggggttcgaacccacgacctcccgatcacggggcggacgccttaccactaggccaaccgtgccggtctgaaGTAAACATAAATTACAGGAAAATACTATCAACATTTTACAAATGCAATGACATGGAGGATTGTTCACTGTTGGTGAAAGCTAACACTGACCTATAGAACAATGAAAACAGTACCCGCCCTGTCCCCACCCATCCCTTTGTCTGCTGGTACGAtgaacaaagaaagacagaaggggagagagagaagaaggaaCCAAACCGATGAaaccagaaacaaaacaagtcgcgtaaggcaaaattactacatttagtcaagctgtggaactcacagaatgaaactgaacgcactgcaatttttcagcaagaccgtatactcgtagcatcgtcagtgaaattgacaagaagagcggggtagtagttgcgctgagaaggatagcacgcttttctgtacctctcttcgttttaactttctgagcgtgtttttaatccaaacatatcatatctatatgtttttggaatcaggaactgacaaggaataagatgaaagtgtttttaaatcgatttcggaaatttaattttgatcataatttttatatttttaattttcagagcttgtttttaatccaaatataacatatttatatgtttttggaattaaaaaatgatgaagaataagatgaacgtaaatttggatcgttttataaaaatttttttttttacaattttcagattgaccaaagtcaataattaatttttaagccaccaagctgaaatgcaataccgaagtccggccttcgtcaaagattgcttggccaaaatttcaatcaatttgattgaaaaatgaaggtgtgacagtgccgcctcaacttttacaaatagccggatgtgacgtcataaaagacatgtATCGtttatgaaaaaaacgtctggggatatcatacccaggaactctcatgtaaaatttcataaagatcggtccagtaatttactctgaatcgctctacacacacacacacgcacagacacacacacacacagacacacatataccacgaccctcgtctcgattccccctctatgttaaaacatttagtcaaaacttgactaaatgtaaaaaaaagagaagacaaAGGAGGACTAGACAGCAAGAGCAAGAGAGATGGAgccagacacagagacagagagagagacagacagagagacagacagagagacaaacacagagacagacagagagacagaaacagagacagacacagagcaaGAGAGATGgagccagacagagagacagacacagagagatggagccagacagagacagacacagagacagagagatggagccagacagagagacagacacagagagatggagccagacagagagacagacacagagcaaGAGAGATGGAgccaaacagagagacagacacagagagatggagccagacagagagacagacacagagcaaGAGAGATGgagccagacagagagacagacacagagcaaGAGAGATGgagccagacagagagacagacacagagagatgaagccagacagagagacagacacagagacagagagatggagccagacacagagacagacacagacaaagagatggagccagacagagagacagacacagagacagagagatggagccagacagagagacagacagatggagccagacagagagacagacacagagcaaGAGAGATGGAgccagacagagtgacagacagagagacagactgagagacagacacagagacagagagacggagccAGAGAGATGGAgccagacagagtgacagagacagacacagagcaaGAGAGATGaagccagacagagagacagacacagagcaaGACGAACAGAGATAGCTTGCACTGGTGTAGCCCAAGGTAAGAGTGACTCAGAACACCATACCTCCTCCATGTGATGAGCAAGGCAAGGTGAGAGCGCCAGGTGCACGCTGTCACAGGTGAGTGGCTGCGGAAAGTGGCTGTGCAGGTGTATCGTCATGGAAACCTCATCGTCCACCTTGACCGTGGGCTTGTTCAAGCGTAACTGTGTGGTGTCAATCAGCCTGCTGCCCCCCAGCTCTACTCTGTCATCTAAAAACATGTCAGGCAGAAACCTTCACACGCCGTCCCCCCATCAGTGTCTGCTGGAGAcctaacttcttcttcttcttt
The sequence above is a segment of the Littorina saxatilis isolate snail1 linkage group LG3, US_GU_Lsax_2.0, whole genome shotgun sequence genome. Coding sequences within it:
- the LOC138961920 gene encoding trafficking protein particle complex subunit 10-like — its product is MEAKPIITCHGNQTLFSSLHPAVVNGLPKDVCEWRRSFGRAPRSVQLEGSFVPYDPDILPEEDTKTLVSRPYFHIYWTDCDLDSYKQTVRDDLAEWQAALKARSIPDWMIVVVVPDESKVKAKILPRSSVIDKVRSDFCSKQPDRSVVLIEPLKAEQKSVESWNQFFHKLRALLLQAYNRHLNKYEENMRSLREKRNEAGWTYFDYFSVQEELGFMLEVLGLREDALIQYDELDAMFDQFVENHASGAPVTWLSPLVKPCTSWSGLSLAKPIDLDLRDRVKRTLTSLLEFRNYLFCRQAALLFAMGRAWEVAERAFDFLRNTVSEMKALEVKIPEGGLQCWVVLSGLEVLAACQKHETGQVDRCSIFTAHLWDYIRAKLKELGQLCSLMPGMEPTSEQLNQVLDLKGGMALSHDQETVGDVPPVDKLHEALSSPGLFKKHYLEMCELAMGTYKHISRFRSARKIGRELANFYMKIGEPQKAEGFLMDAVKMYGREGWDSLSHATMRELAACQKLMGDTKRFVVTACNVAGSSYLPDADRKQHLSEALQVLDSDDRVELGGSRLIDTTQLRLNKPTVKVDDEVSMTIHLHSHFPQPLTCDSVHLALSPCLAHHMEEASNQSDPPLSQEAVTVTMDTHTPSPSCSLRRGFPHNIQAKALYEQRQGRLVASGITSDVAFDLLKRTDSVPMTTELGDAVVRADYENSLCATSVSLRPGDNELTLTMKAREEGWYSPSQMCVSVKGLEILLPVATTALRLHVACYRPAFTLTPNHTDAFVAGIEQAGTLTLHTGSQSMEHPTSATLQCSNPVTITPTQGGTGGQVSLPPQPPHSTISVDVSVFLPLHAATGDDGSVCAPQVECRVEGWGDPVQGNMSFVVPLSASHRVYTARDKKYIQIRLESRVGVAVTVTKPQVSGRGATFTFLNPGDHWVVCGQQTVSLVWEVTADRDQEETEVSVTFTCDFACDLDLAKELRTFSYSCCLGQFQTWYVVEYNLSGEATITAPVPGTQLSSRSMKVAGFQSGITYPLYLTVTPVTARCSAPRHQQLVYRVTADSTVWALAGKTTGVFSVGEKPFRASLRVIPLAAGYQHLPRVQLYRHKGAKPSAADIWVKRAEAECRSIDSEEDSPPSEEPDLEEDLDPNADLEDFSRGRVYNASLAKQVHVFPTPASSDIEVTMVTE